The region TGATGTATACCTAGTATGGTTCTTTCATAACATGATATGGAGCACATAATTATAACAGATCACACAATAATGATGTGATATGAAAAGGGTCAAGTGTTTTGTTGTAACTACTTGAACTTCCAATCTAGTACATGTGAAAAAAGAGACATGTAAACTCTGTTGGAAAATTACGAAATATGTTGTTGAATGCAATAAGTTCACTTTTCATCCCTCAAGTATACATCAAGTTTATGAGATGTCTCTAAACCTCAATACTAAAAATCTCCGCCACTAAATTATACAAAATCATGCAATTTTAGTCCTATGGCAGTATGCATTCCTGTTTTCACTGAAGTGGCATACTAGTCAgcacaaataatttttaaaaggtATGCAGAGCCCACATGTCAGGCtccctcttcttctcttcttttcttccaaACCCGGCGTCGGCACATAGCTCCGCCGCAATGTAGGGCTGCCATCGCCGGAGCATTCGTGGCCATAATCAAAACAAAACTTGATTAGTAAGTTAGATCATTACCAAGTGAAGGTAAGGTCTTTGGTACCGTCCGGTCAGTTGCTGGCAAACTTCATGATTAAACAGAGTATCACTACTAAACTAGGTGATTCAGAGATCACTTGCCGAACATGGCAGCTGAGAATTGAGACAGGAAAGTTTTAACGATGAGACTTTCTTAAACTTGAGCAGAGAACATTGGGTCACAGAAATGTACCTGGTTGATCAGTGCGCCAGTGAGCAGCAAACCCAGGTGAATCTTCCTCTCAGAATCGCGTGACGCCGACCACTCCTTCTGCACCAGGCTCAGTCAGCTTTCCTCCCCCCAGCCCGTCGCCCACCATCGATGCCCCACCTGCCAGCCACCGCCTCCCACCCCCCAGCTCGTCGGCCGCCACTACAGTCGCCATCTGCGCCCCAGCCCGCCAGCCGCTGACGCCCGCCCCTAGCTCGTCGACCATCTAGTCGCTCACGCCACCCGTTGGCCGTCGCCTCTTGCCCCCAGCCCATCGGCCGCCGCTACCACCCTCTAACCCACTGGCCGTTGAAGCCCGCccccagaccgtcgcccaccCAACCGCTCGcgccccacccgtcggccaccgcctCTCTCCCCCAGCCCATCGGCTGTCGCTACCGCCCGTGCTCCAGCTGCCAGCAAGGAAGAAGCATGGCAGAGAAGAGAGgtaggggagagagagataggATGAAACAAAAACCTGATATATGGACCCACCGTATATCACCTAAACAAaaccgataaaaaaaacaagtcaaTCAAATTAAGGGGTACATATTTCTGGTTTCAGAGTGAAAAGGCACCTCAGACAGACTTAACGTTAAGTTGAAAGACCTCCAGTTATTCCTTGTTAAATTACATAAGGCATTCTGCTCTCAACTGGTTTGTGCTCTCAACTGGTTTGCACGCATTCTATTTCAATAGTTCATTGTTCTTTCCCACTCTAGCCTTTCCAAGCATTTGTTACATATGAATGATTCGTTTGCGCTATTTGTGTAAATTTACATACATGTAGTTTTCTGGACGATCAATGGCTTTGGGTTTGTGACTTTCGGTGACATGCAAGAAGGCCATGCATGGAAGAAGCCATTGAGGCAGGCTATGAATGGAAGGAATATTACTGTTTGAAAGGCCTGAAGTCTGTCTGGTCTGATTGACATCCGTAAACcttgtatatacatgtattgATCTCATGGTAAATAAACTTGTCATGGTTCTGTTGTTGAACCTGTTTTCAGTCACTGTTGGACAGATTGTTGACTTCATGCTGAATTGTCTGTCTTTAGCAATGGGAATATGGGCGCTTGATCCTCCAAATTAAAAAGTGAATGTGCACAGAATTTCTTCATTATTTAAAACCCGTTTTTAGATAGTCCAACCTTGAATATATATCTGTCATGAAATCTGGCCGATTCTCTTTTGGCACATTGTTTGTATTTAAATCtattatcaaattatttagGCGTGGACTAATCCGCCTCGTTTATTATTTGTAAAAGAGTTATTCAGCTGTTTTATCAACTGGATGTGATCTCTTTTCAACTCCTTTTCTACTGCTATATTGCTGGAACATTTGTAAGTTTAGGGCATcctatttttgcttttgcctatgcttataagccaaaatttaaatttttaaccttaaatttaaaactgatttttaggttttttaatcatatttatataattatttttcatttataaatatgcagtTGAAAAGGCCAAACAATAAGAGTGTTAATGTACGACCAAGATAATTAGTAGCATTGCCAGGAAATGTCTTAGCTCACAACAGATTCAGTTTCAGTACATAATAACATAAATCTGATGCGGCTTTTGGCAGTGCCGGCTGTATGATGTCTTGGCCTGGTCTTGGTCTTTTTAAGAGACCAAATCAAAGTTGATGGTGTGCTATCCAGTAGACTGAAAGATTCTGAAGCAAATAACTAAAGAATGGAGTAACACACACGTACAGGAGTAGAGGACAAGCCAAgtccaatatatataaataaaataccgTACTACAGTATATAACAGTATTCACTGTtgtataaatacaaaatcCGAACTAAGGAGTTACCTGCAACAACTATAATCTTTCGCTCTACCAACTGATCAGCTAAGGTCAGCGAAATTGCCATTGATCAAAAGCAAACGATGGTCATCTATTGAAATGCACAACAGTGAATGCTATCAAATCGACAAGTGCATATATACGCATATACCTTCATTTGAAGGGAACCTAACGAAATTACATTTTGTGGAGTTGCTAAGAAAGCAACTACAAGTTAGCTCGTTTtaccaaaatgaaaaaaaaatataacaaagaGCAAGATAACCTTTTGTATGGTGCTCTATTGAGGTGATTTCTTCTGTATCTTAGCTCTAGAACGCCGACTGCCTCCCCTGCTGTTTGCCTGCTCAACAACATGCTCAACTAAGACCTGATGTTCATAACAGAAGATCATATGCGGTTCAGAACAATCCAAACCTATCATACTACGGTGGGCTACACATAAGAAACCCAATGTGTGGTTTCTACTATTGAAGTACCTCTACTGACCACTGAGTACAGTAACAAAAACTGACAAGTCTGTTATATGAATGAAAATTGCATATCATTCCTACCTGGGAATGCTGTAAGATGTCTTCAAGTTCAATGACAATCTCTGCGAAAACGGGCCGAACATCAGGATCTTCGTCCCAACATTGCTGAATCAGTTTTGACAATCTTGGGTGCACACTTGAGGGAATCTCCAAGCGAAATCCCTATTTTTAAGGAAGCAAGGAGTTATGAATGAGTCAATGTGGATTTCTGTTGAAAGAAACACAGGGTAgacaaaataatttgcaagCTTGTCATTATTCATGTTCATTTTCTGTCTTCTTTTAATATCCTTGGAAGTGTGGTACTTGTTGAGTTATGATCCAAATCCCTAATAGAAAGGGCAACTTCGACGGAGCAAAGTGGAGGCCCGTCGCCAGGAGGCTTGGGCCACATTGGGTTGAAACGGACTCTACGGATTTTAGGGTTTCACCTTATATATACCTCTTGTAAGCCGTCATGTGGTGTTGTAACTCCATCTCGATATAGTGAAGATATTTGCTGGCTAGCGCCcgtgtttttttctctcctgctTTAGGAgagttttccacgttaaatcttaTGTCTTCTATGATTGATCTAttgtatttatcatttatttgccTATTGTTTTCTAACAGTACTTTGGTGGTGTTCGATCTTGTGATTTACATGGATATATAATGCACATCCCCTACaactcaaaatattttggaatttCCTCGAATCTTTTGCATCGGATGACTTGGAGGTAGCACCAAAGGGAAAGAAAGCATTTTTTTCCTCGAGATGACTGGTATCAGTTACATACCTGCCTAACTCCTAGTGCAGCCTGTAAGGGTGTCATATTATCATATGGGACCTAAGAATTAAGATTGCAGCATTACTGTTAATAATCACAATATGGTATATTCAAAAAAGAATTAAGCTCAAGCAGAATGTACAACAGGGCCAACCTTCGAAGTTACCAGCTCCCACAGAACAATAGCAAAGCTGAACACATCTGCTTTGTGATCATAAGGTTTATGGTTAATGATCTGTCAAGACAAGCAGCAACTATGAGCTTCTCACccaaaagaatgaaaaaaaatcttgcttCCAAACCGCAGCCAGAACTTCTCTTAACACAAAGATAATTTCAAACTGGTACACAATGCATCCATCTTTTCCACCATCAATCAGTTAGGCAATTACGCTCACATAACAGGTTAAAAAAGTTGCAAAGGCATCTTAGACGCCAAGGGACACTGTTTGACCCAATATCTCTCAGAACTGATACCATAATAATATTTCAGTGATGCTGCGTAGGGAACTTAAGAAGTGCAACTTGAACCCTCACATTATTGCTGGGTGGTTCATCACTCTCTTAATTAACAAAAGTTGGAGATTCTCCATTTTGGTCTGTATGTCATTGCCCACTCCTCATTTGTCTAATACTACCTGATTGGTGCTTCTAGACTCAAATCTTCTTCAGTGTGGAGTCACCTAATAACGTATCTCACACGAAGCAGCATTTTAAAACCTTAGGCTACATTAAACTCGTAAATTGGTTACACAAAATCTCAACACCAAGTGACTCCTAAAAGCAACGCATAGTTAAGTGAGGAGGAGGCATGCTTCATTCCAGAAAAACCTGAACCAAGGAGCCCATGCTTCATAAGAGCAAATAAAGCACCACTCAAAAGTCAAAAGCAAAAGGCTGACTGGTAATGTAGATAACAACGAAAACTAGGAAAGTTGAGAAACACCGAAGCTTCCTaaaagttcttttttatttgggaAAAAATAGCATGAGTCTCAAAGGGCAAAAATTAAAAGGTCAATCGTACCTCGGGCGCCATCCATCTGTAGGTTCCAGTTTCAGCAGTCATTTGTCCCACCTGATTTCCTTGTCGAGCCACACCAAAGTCTGCAATCTTTACTACCTATTTCCAGAAGCACATTTAGGAGATTAGGCCATTTTTATTAAAGACTCGGTATTATATCTGGTTTTGCTAACCTGCAGACATGCaaattcaggaaaaaaaaaaggattttttaaAGACAATGACAAACAACAAGGAATATTTGAAGTCAAGTTTTTAAGCAATTCAACGTGTActttataaatgaatttaatgTGTGTATATTAGTGAAACTAATAAAGATTTCTTGGAGATTTAAAACCCTGTAGAAAATGCTCTTCAGGCCATCACTAGTTTGTAAGATGTGGATTGCACATCTTTACATATttcaaagaaaatcaaatgacTGAAACGGAAAACATACATGATGCTGTAAGATCGACAAccatgatatattttctaaatctcACTACCATGTATTAGAAAGGCAAAAGGAAACAAGAACCGAGAAGAACATTAAACATACATACTTGATGATAACCTATGAGCAGGTTTGCAGTCTTCAGATCTCTATGAATGATGTTATTCTGATGCAGATAATCCATCCCCTTTGAAATACTGATAGCAATCCTTAAAACCGTAAGAGGGTCCAAAACATTCTTTTGCTTATGGAGGAATTCGTATAGATTCCCTCCAGGCATGTATTCTGAAAGAAATAGAACCAACCATAAGACAACAGGTGATTTCAGTAAGCCagaaaaaacatgaagattTATTCAAATACTGAATGCAATTATGCAAGTCTAACACCAAAGCAACCTGCCTGCATACCGATAGAACTAAAACTGCATGGATATGCTAACAAACAGCACCCATATTTCAGAAAGACTCAACGAGAGCATAgaaaaggaaattaaaaacacacacacagtaggtttaataaattaaaaatgccAACAATGATTAGTTGATCTATACGATGCATAATAGACTATACACCATTTTCTTGATAGTATCAACACCTCAAAATTATATAGCCTACCTGAAGAACCTCAGATAGATGACCACTTATGTTTACATTAATAACTAACACTAGTTTGTGTTTCAAGCCTGCGGGTGTGCGCAGACATGACAACAACAGCATTGTTTATGCAGGTCCATACCAtgtaatcaaatataaaaagaaataaatgctACCTGTTACAATGCAATACTTTGGAGGCCTTGTGCATGCCCCATAAAATTGAAGAATATTTTCGTGATTAACACTCCTGGAGGAAAATATCTTGAATAAGTCAGAGTAAAATGAAACCCACAAATTTCAGCAGTTTATAGAAAACTTGCCTAAGAATAAGTATTTCCTGCAAGAACTCAACTTCTGACGGATTGTTGTAAGGAGAAGTTCTGAGAATCTTTACAGCAACATCAACACCATTGTAAGTTCCTCGAAATCTGTTAAACAGAGCACAGATGAGACTGGATTGAAAATTACTCTTGCATGGTTTTGTCTACCAGAGCCAAAACTAGGTTAATAGTATCCAtgataatttttcaatttgcTTCTTGGCAATATATCACGGCATTTCCTGGTCAATGGAATCCAGCAACATATTACGGTTCTGTAGAGGATACAGGGTGTCACCAGAGAGGTGCGAATAATGGAAACTTGTAGTAAATTAATCCTATGGTAAATGGTGATCATGCTATAATGttagcagttttttttttagttcttttttccttcttcttttACTGTTTGTGTTTTGCAGTTTGGCTGTTTCCCTTCCCCTGTTCCCTCCTTCCCCTGTACTCTGTCATTCTGTTTTGTTGGGCTTTATTCCTCTTAATACAAAAATACATGAGTCTGGCGCGtattccagaaaaaaaaaatgttagcaGATTTCAAGTGCCAAATAGTTCTTACAAATCAGCAGAAGATCCAGTCGCAATCTTTTCCCCCGTTGTTAGCAAGTTCCAGTCAATTTCAGAATCTCCAACCTGCTGTTGTAGCTCAAGTATTTTCTCAGAGGCGGAAGAATCTGTTGAATTAGATGATGATGCCTACATATTGCACGGAATAATGTAGCTCTGTTAGGAAATGTTGGGTATTTCATTCTGGATGAAACTAGAGTATTGCACTGCATGTACAAAGAACAGGTGAGACACAAGAAAGAATCATGTGGATGGCTTGTGGTGACTGGAAAGTCTGAAACTGACAGGAATTCCAAGTGCATCATACATTTTTGCGCGATAATTCCTCCTTAATCTTGATGATCAAATCATCTGTGTCCTGCATGTAAAGTAGGAAAAAATAAGTGCGCATGCAACCCTTGCGTATACAAGACAAAGTAATTAAAGATGTGTGTGAGTGAAATAAATTGAGAAATAGTTAAGATGTAGAAACAGGGCATGGTTACAGTTTACCTCTGTGTGCCAgccatcaacaacaaaaacgTCCAAACAAAAGCCATCAGTTGTTGAGTAAACATGGGCTTCGCGAATATTCAATCCAACCTCGGAGAGCAATGCAGTTAGCTGTTGAAGGATTATGGATGAAGGTAATGCAAGgtatacatacatgcatacaaAGGACGATAGTAAGAGAGAAGGTTGGCATTACCCTGCTAAGAAGCTTGGGCTTGTCGAGGGAAGAGAAAATAATCTCATGAAGaagtttagttttttgatcCCTGTAAGGAAGTGGAGTGAAACAAGGTAGTGTAGGGCGATTGAATCGATCATAAATAGagcagaaagaaagaagagagagagagagagagagagagagagagagagagagtacctagaggagatggagatggagccCCCAAGAGGCTTTGACTTAGTTCTTCTGTCCAAGCTGAGGGTGTGGCAtggtggggcggcggcggaatcAGGAACGCACTGGCCGGTGATGAGTATTAATTGAATGAGTGAGCGAGAGTGAAAGAGGaagaaggaagaggaaggaCCTTGTGGAAGCGGGCGTGGAAGACGGGGCGGTTTTGCGGGTGGGCGCAGCGGGAGAGGATGGTccagtggaggaggaggtcgtcgGGGCGGTGGACGCCGAGGTCGAAGAGGTATCTGTCGGGGAGGCGCGCCAGGTGAGGGAGGAACGCCGACGCCTCCTCCGggaactcctcctccctgtACGTCTGCACCATGCGCTCGTACAgcttcatcttcatctcctCGGGGTCCTTCTCCTTCACCTGCACCTCCCCCGCCCACCACCTCGAGCTCCAGCTCTCCCCCATGCCTTCCCCCGCACTCACCTACACCAAGACGACGAggccaaacaaataaataccCAAAGCCAAATTTGAACCCAGTTTAGTTCCATTTCACTTCATTTTGAGAAtattgctcttcttcttcttcttatcCAGAGCAGATATTGTAACGCCTCGCCTGACGACTTTTTTGCTTTCTGACTCCCACCgcagtttcttttcttttccatagaagaaaaacaaagctgACTCACCCGTGACGTATGTACCTCCCCATTTTTAATACTCCACTTCCTCTCTACTTTACCCcccaaacaaattatatattcaaCAATGAAACTTGCCAACGTTTCTTCTCCCTCTAACGCCATGTTTTTATATGGAGACAAGTCCACGTTTCACTATCAACTATGCCCTGTTTATAAGCTGATTTTTACATTAATCGGTATaatcctaaacaaacaaaaaaaacttttataaggCTTTGTAAAGCCAGAAGCTACTCATACACGGTTAAGCCAAAAGTTGGGtctaagttttttcttttttggcttATTTCAAATAAAGGTAGCACCCtatcaataaatttaaaacttttaaaaattattacatattatcctaattagttatataaaatttattagatATATGATGGGAGAGAACGAGGAAATGTAAACATTTGGACCATGGACCAGACTTAAATGGTTTCAAATAGTTAAGGACCAAAATTAACCGATGGCATAGCTTAATGGCTAAATTACCAAATAATTTTCTGATCGCTACTAACggcataaataaatgaatttaaaaCCAGTGTAAACAAATTTCACtagagtttaattaattaagcggcATTGCTATGAGCAGAGGAAGATACAAGAGCGTACGGAGGAAATTAGGATGAAATGCTACAGTATAATTCGCGAACGTAGAGTATCtaggcatttttttttgttaattatctATTTGTGATCtatctttttaactttaagACTTTATAGGCAAGTTCATACGGATgttattgatgaatttagaaagtcttataatatgaagcaAAGGTAATACATAATATACTAATCGATATTAAGTGCctataataaaatcattaaTCAGAGGTGAGCGCACATGTATTCAAATGTTTGTGTTGATACATTActacgaagaaaaaaaaaagaggtacATTTTACTCCCTCAAATAATTCACCGGAGCACAATCCCTTAAATTAgttattatcatattttacaACACAATCAATTGAGAGCAATCCCTAAttatatttgtcatttttttttatctatataggTTGTATTTTACATTGAAATTTTGTAGATATGAAGGGTGCATTACTGATTATGTCTCACTCGTTGTCCAAGTCGGAAGTAGTAAAGATCGATTCTAAAGTCCATATAAatagtcaaaaaaaattaaaaaaattcttttattttcacaaTA is a window of Oryza brachyantha chromosome 8, ObraRS2, whole genome shotgun sequence DNA encoding:
- the LOC102709586 gene encoding serine/threonine-protein kinase STY8-like — encoded protein: MGESWSSRWWAGEVQVKEKDPEEMKMKLYERMVQTYREEEFPEEASAFLPHLARLPDRYLFDLGVHRPDDLLLHWTILSRCAHPQNRPVFHARFHKCVPDSAAAPPCHTLSLDRRTKSKPLGGSISISSRDQKTKLLHEIIFSSLDKPKLLSRLTALLSEVGLNIREAHVYSTTDGFCLDVFVVDGWHTEDTDDLIIKIKEELSRKNASSSNSTDSSASEKILELQQQVGDSEIDWNLLTTGEKIATGSSADLFRGTYNGVDVAVKILRTSPYNNPSEVEFLQEILILRSVNHENILQFYGACTRPPKYCIVTEYMPGGNLYEFLHKQKNVLDPLTVLRIAISISKGMDYLHQNNIIHRDLKTANLLIGYHQVVKIADFGVARQGNQVGQMTAETGTYRWMAPEIINHKPYDHKADVFSFAIVLWELVTSKVPYDNMTPLQAALGVRQGFRLEIPSSVHPRLSKLIQQCWDEDPDVRPVFAEIVIELEDILQHSQANSRGGSRRSRAKIQKKSPQ